Proteins encoded in a region of the Streptomyces sp. NBC_01471 genome:
- a CDS encoding RluA family pseudouridine synthase, which translates to MRRKTSRLPGPLPQREGIDAVRLRLPVDGVWTTVREHLAERLPGGAAEVDAMLREGAFVGVDGPVLADTPYLPGASVWFHRDFPAEVPVPFEIAVRYRDEHIVVADKPHFLATTPRGRHITQTALARLRRDLGLPALSPAHRLDRLTAGLVLFSVRPGERGAYQTLFRDRKVRKVYEAVAPYRAGLELPHVSRSRIEKVPGIVAAFETPGEPNSETRIELAGQRGDLARYRLTPVTGRTHQLRVHMNALGVPLLGDPFFPVVTDPPPDDFRRPLQLLARVLEFTDPVTGAEHRFESGRSLLAWTAYDEWAAGR; encoded by the coding sequence ATGAGACGCAAGACTTCCCGGCTCCCGGGCCCCCTGCCCCAGCGCGAGGGCATCGACGCGGTACGGCTGAGGCTTCCCGTGGACGGAGTGTGGACCACCGTCAGGGAACATCTGGCGGAGCGGCTGCCGGGCGGTGCCGCCGAGGTCGACGCCATGCTGCGGGAGGGCGCGTTCGTCGGGGTGGACGGGCCGGTCCTGGCCGACACGCCGTATCTGCCGGGTGCCTCGGTCTGGTTCCACCGGGACTTCCCCGCTGAGGTGCCCGTGCCGTTCGAGATCGCTGTGCGCTACCGCGACGAACACATCGTCGTCGCGGACAAACCGCACTTCCTGGCCACCACCCCGCGGGGCAGGCACATCACCCAGACCGCGCTGGCACGGCTCCGCAGGGACCTCGGGCTGCCCGCACTGAGCCCCGCCCACCGGCTCGACCGGCTGACCGCTGGCCTCGTGCTGTTCTCGGTGCGGCCCGGGGAGCGCGGTGCGTACCAGACGCTGTTCCGCGACCGGAAGGTGCGCAAGGTGTACGAGGCCGTCGCCCCGTACCGGGCCGGTCTTGAACTGCCGCACGTCTCCCGCAGCCGCATCGAGAAGGTGCCGGGGATCGTCGCCGCCTTCGAGACACCCGGGGAACCGAACAGCGAGACGCGGATCGAGCTCGCCGGACAGAGGGGGGATCTCGCCCGCTACCGGCTCACCCCGGTCACCGGCCGTACGCACCAGCTGCGCGTCCATATGAACGCGCTGGGCGTCCCGCTCCTCGGCGACCCGTTCTTCCCGGTGGTCACCGACCCGCCACCGGACGACTTCCGCAGGCCGCTGCAACTGCTGGCCCGGGTACTGGAGTTCACCGATCCGGTCACCGGCGCCGAGCACCGCTTCGAGAGCGGGCGTTCGCTCCTGGCCTGGACGGCGTACGACGAGTGGGCGGCGGGCCGCTGA
- a CDS encoding fasciclin domain-containing protein, translating into MRTTRFPRITLAVVGAVALPLALSACSSNDSKKDDSKADKPSAAATKSNAMDTSKPFGPGCATVPKNGAGSFNGMAKDPVATAASNNPALSTLVTAVKKAGLVDTLNNAKNITVFAPTNDAFNKIPKAQLDKVLNDKAMLTKILTYHVVGQKLTPKMLENGSYPTLEKSKLTTSGSGVSYKVNNASNVVCGNVPTANATVYIVDSVLMPK; encoded by the coding sequence ATGCGCACCACCCGCTTCCCCCGCATCACGCTCGCCGTCGTCGGCGCGGTCGCCCTTCCCCTGGCGCTCTCGGCGTGCTCGTCCAACGACTCGAAGAAGGACGACTCGAAGGCGGACAAGCCCTCGGCGGCGGCGACCAAGTCGAACGCCATGGACACCAGCAAGCCGTTCGGCCCGGGCTGTGCCACGGTCCCCAAGAACGGTGCGGGAAGCTTCAACGGCATGGCCAAGGACCCGGTGGCCACCGCCGCTTCGAACAACCCGGCGCTGTCCACCCTGGTGACGGCCGTCAAGAAGGCCGGCCTGGTCGACACCCTGAACAACGCCAAGAACATCACCGTGTTCGCCCCGACCAACGACGCCTTCAACAAGATCCCGAAGGCCCAGCTGGACAAGGTCCTCAACGACAAGGCGATGCTCACCAAGATCCTCACGTACCACGTCGTCGGCCAGAAGCTCACGCCGAAGATGCTGGAGAACGGCAGCTACCCGACGCTGGAGAAGAGCAAGCTCACCACCTCGGGCTCCGGCGTCTCGTACAAGGTCAACAACGCCTCGAACGTGGTCTGCGGCAACGTCCCGACGGCCAACGCCACGGTGTACATCGTCGACTCGGTGCTGATGCCGAAGTAA
- a CDS encoding NAD(P)/FAD-dependent oxidoreductase, whose translation MADQRRRTAVVGSGIAGLTAAHVLRRAHEVSLYEADDRLGGHAHTHDIPSADGRVHAVDSGFIVHNQRTYPQLLRLFAELGVETQESEMSMSVRCEGCGLEYAGARGLSGLLAQPRNAFRGRYLRMLAEVPRFHRLARKLLAAGEGAETLTLGEFLARGGFSPYFTAHFMTPLVSAVWSCDPVTALGHPAGPLFRFLEHHGLLSVTGSPTWRTVTGGSRTYVERVGKELTALHTSTPVRSVRRVSGGVEITTDDGTTERYDSVVIAVHPDQALALLADPTEQESSVLGAFRYSRNPTVLHTDTAILPRSPRARASWNYLMPQCAAGADRVRVSYDMNRLQRLDAPETYVVTLNGADRIADDRVLDRMVYEHPVFSVDSVAAQRRLPALSGPVTAYAGAYHGSGFHEDGCRSGAVAAQALGVTW comes from the coding sequence ATGGCGGACCAGAGGCGTCGGACGGCCGTGGTGGGAAGCGGGATCGCGGGGCTGACCGCCGCGCATGTCCTGCGGCGCGCGCATGAGGTCTCGCTGTACGAGGCGGACGACCGGCTCGGCGGCCACGCGCACACCCACGACATACCGTCGGCCGACGGCCGCGTGCACGCCGTCGACTCCGGGTTCATCGTCCACAACCAGCGCACCTATCCGCAGTTGCTGCGGCTCTTCGCCGAACTCGGCGTCGAGACGCAGGAGTCGGAGATGAGCATGTCGGTGCGGTGCGAGGGGTGCGGCCTCGAATACGCCGGTGCGCGCGGCCTCTCCGGGCTCCTCGCCCAGCCGCGCAACGCCTTCCGCGGCCGCTATCTGCGGATGCTCGCCGAAGTGCCGCGCTTCCACCGCCTGGCCCGGAAACTGCTGGCGGCCGGCGAAGGCGCGGAGACACTGACGCTGGGGGAGTTCCTCGCCCGAGGCGGCTTCTCGCCGTACTTCACCGCGCACTTCATGACCCCGCTGGTCTCAGCTGTCTGGTCCTGCGACCCGGTGACCGCGCTGGGCCACCCCGCAGGACCGCTCTTCCGCTTCCTGGAACACCACGGTCTCCTCTCGGTGACCGGGTCCCCGACCTGGCGCACGGTGACCGGCGGTTCGCGTACGTACGTCGAGCGGGTCGGCAAGGAACTCACGGCGCTGCACACCTCGACCCCGGTCCGCAGCGTGCGGCGCGTCTCCGGCGGCGTCGAGATCACCACGGACGACGGGACGACCGAGCGGTACGACTCGGTGGTCATCGCCGTCCACCCCGACCAGGCGCTCGCCCTGCTGGCCGACCCGACCGAGCAGGAGAGCAGCGTCCTGGGAGCCTTCCGCTACTCCCGCAATCCCACCGTGCTGCACACGGACACCGCGATCCTGCCGCGCAGCCCGCGGGCCCGCGCCTCCTGGAACTACCTGATGCCGCAGTGCGCCGCCGGTGCGGACCGCGTCCGGGTCAGCTACGACATGAACCGCCTCCAGCGCCTCGACGCGCCGGAGACCTATGTCGTCACACTGAACGGCGCCGACCGGATCGCCGACGACCGGGTGCTCGACCGCATGGTGTACGAGCACCCCGTGTTCAGCGTCGATTCGGTGGCCGCCCAGCGCCGGCTCCCCGCACTGAGCGGCCCGGTCACCGCCTACGCGGGGGCGTACCACGGCTCGGGTTTCCACGAGGACGGCTGCCGTTCGGGCGCCGTCGCCGCACAGGCGCTGGGGGTGACCTGGTGA
- a CDS encoding DUF1365 domain-containing protein produces the protein MNAVYPATITHVRTAPKRHTMHHHTYMWLIDPDTPPRLPRGLRPLARFDARDHFGGGDRTIRAGLEKFLAARGVDLGGGSVLMLAHARVFGHVFNPLTVYWCRDADGRPLCVVAEVHNTYGERHCYLLRPDPAGRDVVPKEFYVSPFFPVDGDYRMRLPEPGERLSLAVHLERDDARPFTATVRGERRAATPAVLLRSALRHPWSTMALSLGIRVHGIWLYLRGLPVQPRPRHLPQEGVK, from the coding sequence GTGAACGCCGTCTACCCGGCCACGATCACCCACGTGCGGACCGCGCCGAAGCGGCACACCATGCACCACCACACCTATATGTGGCTGATCGACCCCGACACGCCGCCCCGGCTGCCGCGCGGGCTGCGTCCCCTCGCCCGGTTCGACGCCCGCGACCACTTCGGCGGGGGCGACCGGACCATCCGTGCGGGCCTGGAGAAGTTCCTTGCCGCCCGTGGTGTGGATCTCGGCGGCGGCAGCGTCCTGATGCTCGCCCACGCCCGGGTGTTCGGCCACGTCTTCAATCCGCTGACCGTCTACTGGTGCCGTGACGCGGACGGCCGGCCGCTGTGCGTCGTCGCCGAGGTGCACAACACCTACGGCGAGCGGCACTGCTATCTGCTGCGCCCCGACCCGGCGGGCCGCGACGTCGTACCGAAGGAGTTCTACGTATCGCCGTTCTTCCCCGTGGACGGCGACTACCGGATGCGGCTGCCCGAACCGGGCGAGCGGCTGAGTCTCGCGGTACATCTGGAACGCGACGACGCGCGTCCGTTCACCGCGACCGTACGGGGGGAACGCCGGGCCGCCACCCCGGCCGTTCTGCTGCGGTCGGCGCTCCGCCATCCGTGGTCGACCATGGCCCTCTCCCTCGGGATCCGGGTACATGGCATCTGGCTGTATCTGCGCGGGCTGCCCGTCCAGCCCCGCCCCCGTCATCTGCCCCAGGAGGGCGTGAAGTGA
- a CDS encoding class I SAM-dependent methyltransferase codes for MPRTAVDAERWPDVARLPDASWLRTAIAERIVRRALAGLPLRVRLAGAETLGLGGPLLDVQDPEAFFRRIGAGGLIGFGESWMAGEWAAADLVGVLTVLAERAASLIPAPLQRLRTVWARKQPVAQRNTPEGSRENISHHYDLSNDLFALFLDETLSYSAALFRGFPADRSLLAAAQHRKIDRLLDEAGVGPGTRLLEIGTGWGELAVRAAARGARVRTVTLSREQRELAVERIRAAGHEDSVSVEILDYRRVEGSYDAIVSVEMIEAVGAEFWPEYFTTLDRLLAPGGRIALQAITMPHERMLASKDTFTWIQKYIFPGGLLPSTEAIEQITTEHTELRVRRREEFGPHYAETLRLWRERFEEQADEVGALGFDQTFRRLWTFYLAYSEAGFRSGYLDVQQLLLAKEETPR; via the coding sequence CTGCCCCGCACCGCGGTCGACGCCGAGCGCTGGCCGGACGTCGCCCGGCTCCCGGACGCGTCCTGGCTGCGCACCGCCATCGCGGAACGCATCGTCCGCCGGGCGCTCGCCGGACTTCCGCTGCGGGTCCGCCTTGCGGGCGCCGAGACACTCGGACTCGGGGGACCGCTGCTCGACGTGCAGGATCCCGAGGCGTTCTTCCGCCGGATCGGCGCGGGCGGGCTGATCGGCTTCGGCGAGTCCTGGATGGCGGGCGAGTGGGCGGCCGCCGACCTGGTCGGAGTCCTGACCGTGCTGGCCGAACGGGCCGCGAGCCTGATCCCCGCGCCGCTGCAGAGACTGCGCACCGTCTGGGCCAGGAAGCAGCCGGTGGCCCAGCGCAACACACCCGAGGGCTCGCGCGAGAACATCAGCCACCACTACGACCTCTCCAACGACCTGTTCGCGCTCTTCCTCGACGAGACGCTCTCCTACTCGGCGGCGCTCTTCCGCGGCTTCCCCGCCGACCGGTCGCTGCTGGCCGCCGCCCAGCACCGCAAGATCGACCGGCTGCTCGACGAGGCCGGGGTGGGCCCCGGCACCCGACTCCTCGAAATCGGCACCGGCTGGGGCGAACTGGCCGTCCGGGCCGCGGCGCGCGGCGCCAGGGTGCGCACCGTGACGCTCTCCAGGGAGCAGCGTGAGCTGGCCGTGGAGCGCATCCGCGCCGCCGGGCACGAGGACAGTGTCTCGGTGGAGATCCTCGACTACCGCCGGGTGGAGGGCAGTTACGACGCCATCGTGAGCGTCGAGATGATCGAGGCCGTCGGCGCCGAGTTCTGGCCCGAGTACTTCACGACCCTGGACCGGCTGCTGGCGCCCGGCGGGAGGATCGCGCTCCAGGCGATCACCATGCCGCACGAGCGGATGCTGGCCAGCAAGGACACCTTCACCTGGATCCAGAAGTACATCTTCCCCGGTGGTCTGCTGCCGTCGACCGAGGCGATCGAGCAGATCACCACCGAACACACGGAGCTGCGCGTCCGGCGGCGCGAGGAGTTCGGACCGCACTACGCCGAGACCCTCAGACTCTGGCGCGAACGGTTCGAGGAACAGGCCGACGAGGTCGGGGCACTCGGCTTCGACCAGACCTTCCGACGGCTGTGGACCTTCTACCTCGCCTACTCCGAAGCGGGCTTCCGCTCCGGCTATCTCGATGTGCAGCAACTGCTGCTCGCCAAGGAGGAGACCCCCCGATGA
- a CDS encoding class I SAM-dependent methyltransferase has product MTRLQTRTGAAQQLFPLAEQFLGGRLPLRLRAWDGSTAGPDGAPVVVLRSRRALRRLVWQPDELGLAQAYVTGELDIEGDLADGLRTVWSAVRARGLRPPRLTVADRARALRTAVRLGAVGPRPAPPAAQARLRGALHSKARDRAAISHHYDLSNDFYALLLDETMAYSCGYWTSDKPEYGAADAQRDKLELICRKLALTPGARLLDIGCGWGSLTLYAAQEYRVKVTAVTLAAEQAEYVRRQVVERGLTDLVEVRLSDYRDITGGDYDAVSTIEMGEHVGDEQYPGFTATLFGMLRPAGRVLVQQMSRGAVAPGGGAFIEAYIAPDMHMRPLGETVSLLEGAGLEVRAVESIREHYTRTVGAWERTLEERWEEFRALVGEETARVWRLYLVGGRLAFEERRMGVDQILAVRPDDSGDSAMPATPHDWYAEDARR; this is encoded by the coding sequence ATGACGCGCCTTCAGACCCGGACCGGCGCCGCCCAGCAGCTGTTCCCCCTGGCCGAACAGTTCCTCGGCGGCCGCCTTCCGCTGCGCCTGCGGGCCTGGGACGGCTCCACCGCGGGCCCCGACGGCGCACCCGTCGTGGTCCTGCGCTCCCGCCGGGCACTGCGCCGGCTGGTGTGGCAGCCGGACGAACTCGGCCTGGCCCAGGCCTACGTCACCGGCGAACTGGACATCGAAGGCGACCTCGCCGACGGCCTGCGCACCGTGTGGAGCGCGGTCCGGGCCCGCGGGCTGCGCCCGCCGCGGCTCACCGTCGCCGACCGTGCACGAGCGCTGCGCACCGCGGTGCGGCTCGGCGCCGTCGGCCCGCGCCCGGCTCCGCCGGCCGCCCAGGCCAGGCTGCGCGGCGCGCTGCACAGCAAGGCGCGCGACCGGGCCGCCATCAGCCACCACTACGACCTCTCCAACGACTTCTACGCCCTGCTGCTCGACGAGACGATGGCGTACTCCTGCGGCTACTGGACCAGCGACAAGCCCGAGTACGGCGCGGCCGACGCCCAGCGCGACAAGCTGGAACTGATCTGCCGCAAGCTGGCGCTGACCCCCGGTGCCCGGCTGCTCGACATCGGCTGCGGCTGGGGATCGCTCACCCTGTACGCGGCGCAGGAGTACCGGGTGAAGGTCACCGCGGTCACCCTGGCCGCTGAGCAGGCGGAGTACGTCAGGCGCCAGGTGGTGGAGCGCGGGCTGACCGACCTGGTGGAGGTCCGGCTCTCGGACTACCGCGACATCACGGGCGGCGACTACGACGCTGTGTCCACCATCGAGATGGGCGAGCACGTCGGCGACGAGCAGTACCCCGGCTTCACCGCCACGCTGTTCGGGATGCTCCGCCCGGCGGGCCGCGTGCTGGTCCAGCAGATGTCCCGCGGCGCGGTCGCCCCGGGCGGCGGCGCCTTCATCGAGGCGTACATCGCACCCGACATGCACATGCGCCCGCTGGGTGAGACGGTCTCGCTCCTTGAGGGCGCGGGTCTTGAGGTACGGGCCGTGGAGTCGATCCGCGAGCACTACACCCGGACGGTCGGCGCCTGGGAGCGGACGCTGGAGGAGCGCTGGGAGGAGTTCCGCGCCCTGGTCGGTGAGGAGACCGCCCGGGTGTGGCGGCTCTATCTGGTGGGCGGGCGGCTCGCGTTCGAGGAGCGCCGGATGGGCGTGGACCAGATCCTCGCCGTACGGCCCGACGACAGCGGCGACAGCGCGATGCCCGCCACCCCGCACGACTGGTACGCCGAGGACGCCCGCCGGTGA
- a CDS encoding DUF1295 domain-containing protein has product MSGYPWGAFGQGAGAAAAAALAVMLLTFAIAVAKGLHRIVDIAWGPAFAAVAVVSYAVSAGEGGDGVRRLVVTALTVIWGLRLGAHIARRGRGHGEDARYEAMLAKAPGNRDLYALRMVYLLQGALVLLVSLPVQAAQYLPGAMGPAGYAGCAVWLAGLLFEGVGDWQLARFKADPAHRGRIMDRGLWSWTRHPNYFGDFCVWWGLFLLVCDDPVVAAATVVSPLVMSFLLIGGSGKRLLERHMADRPGFAEYTARTSGFFPLPPKRS; this is encoded by the coding sequence GTGAGCGGCTATCCGTGGGGCGCCTTCGGACAGGGGGCCGGCGCGGCGGCCGCCGCCGCGCTCGCGGTCATGCTGCTCACCTTCGCCATCGCGGTGGCGAAGGGACTGCACCGGATCGTCGACATCGCCTGGGGCCCGGCGTTCGCTGCGGTCGCGGTCGTCTCGTACGCCGTCTCGGCGGGGGAGGGCGGCGACGGGGTACGCCGGCTCGTGGTCACCGCCCTGACCGTGATCTGGGGGCTGCGGCTCGGCGCCCACATCGCGCGGCGCGGACGCGGCCACGGAGAGGACGCACGCTACGAGGCGATGCTCGCCAAGGCCCCGGGCAACCGGGACCTGTACGCGCTGCGCATGGTCTATCTGCTCCAGGGAGCGCTGGTCCTGCTCGTGTCGCTGCCGGTCCAGGCCGCGCAGTACCTGCCGGGGGCGATGGGGCCCGCCGGGTACGCGGGCTGCGCGGTATGGCTGGCCGGTCTGCTCTTCGAGGGTGTGGGGGACTGGCAGCTGGCCCGCTTCAAGGCCGATCCGGCTCACCGGGGGCGGATCATGGACCGCGGCCTCTGGTCCTGGACCAGGCACCCGAACTACTTCGGCGACTTCTGTGTCTGGTGGGGGCTCTTCCTGCTCGTCTGCGACGATCCGGTGGTGGCCGCCGCGACCGTGGTGAGCCCGCTCGTGATGAGCTTCCTGCTGATCGGCGGAAGCGGGAAGCGGCTGCTTGAGCGGCACATGGCCGACCGGCCGGGCTTCGCCGAGTACACCGCGCGGACCAGTGGTTTCTTCCCGCTGCCGCCGAAGCGGAGCTGA
- a CDS encoding anti-sigma factor: MMTADLHTLTGAYALHALEPDERAEFEQHLQACPACTQEVRELVATAGRLALAVTVTPPPALKQEVLRRIATERQDAPLLPQQHRGGGGTVRGGRALSRFALAACLAAAVGLGGVAVWQHQEAGDARNSAAQSQQQARALAAVLAAPDAKVTTGKLKGGATGTVVVSHSKDKAAFLTSGLAKPPGGKVYQLWFNDNGTMRSAGLLNPSSSSESVLMKGSVDGAAGMGITVEPAGGSKAPTTDPIALMQFAT; encoded by the coding sequence ATGATGACAGCGGATCTGCACACGCTCACCGGCGCCTACGCACTCCACGCGCTGGAACCCGACGAGCGCGCCGAATTCGAGCAGCACCTCCAGGCGTGCCCCGCCTGCACTCAGGAGGTCCGTGAGCTGGTGGCGACGGCGGGCAGGCTGGCGCTCGCCGTCACGGTGACCCCGCCCCCCGCCCTCAAACAGGAGGTCCTGCGGAGGATCGCCACCGAGCGCCAGGACGCCCCGCTGCTGCCTCAGCAGCACCGCGGCGGTGGCGGCACCGTACGCGGCGGGCGTGCGCTCTCGCGCTTCGCGCTGGCGGCCTGTCTCGCCGCGGCCGTCGGTCTCGGCGGGGTCGCGGTGTGGCAGCACCAGGAGGCGGGTGACGCCAGGAACAGCGCGGCGCAGTCGCAGCAGCAGGCGCGGGCACTGGCCGCGGTGCTCGCCGCACCGGACGCCAAGGTCACGACGGGGAAGCTGAAGGGCGGGGCGACCGGCACGGTGGTCGTATCGCACAGCAAGGACAAGGCGGCGTTCCTCACCTCGGGGCTGGCGAAGCCGCCGGGCGGCAAGGTCTATCAGCTCTGGTTCAACGACAACGGAACGATGCGCTCCGCCGGTCTGCTGAATCCTTCGTCCTCGTCGGAGAGCGTGCTCATGAAGGGCTCCGTGGACGGCGCGGCGGGCATGGGGATCACGGTCGAACCGGCCGGTGGCTCGAAGGCGCCGACGACCGACCCGATCGCGCTGATGCAGTTCGCGACCTGA
- a CDS encoding sigma-70 family RNA polymerase sigma factor, which yields MKEAVHISGAASAGPDLQQLLALVARGDQDAFSRLYDSVCGPVLGLVRAVLRDPAQSEEVAQEVLLEVWRSAARFQPDRGSAMNWVLMLAHRRAVDRVRSAQAASDREHRAALLDRTPAFDEVVEQVESRLEREQVRRCLGSLTEVQRESVTLAYYRGLAYREVAELLSVPLGTIKTRLRDGLIRMRDCLGVSA from the coding sequence GTGAAAGAAGCCGTGCACATCAGCGGAGCCGCTTCGGCGGGACCTGATCTGCAGCAATTGCTCGCCCTGGTCGCCCGCGGCGACCAAGACGCTTTCTCGCGTCTGTACGACTCCGTGTGCGGCCCCGTTCTCGGCCTGGTGCGCGCGGTGCTGCGCGATCCCGCGCAGTCGGAGGAGGTGGCCCAGGAAGTGCTCCTGGAGGTGTGGCGCAGCGCGGCACGCTTCCAGCCCGACCGGGGATCGGCGATGAACTGGGTCCTGATGCTCGCCCACCGCCGGGCAGTCGACCGGGTGCGCTCGGCCCAGGCAGCTTCGGACCGTGAGCACCGGGCCGCACTGCTCGACCGGACACCGGCGTTCGACGAGGTCGTCGAGCAGGTCGAGTCCCGGCTCGAACGGGAGCAGGTACGCCGCTGTCTGGGATCCCTGACAGAGGTGCAGCGCGAGTCGGTGACACTCGCGTACTACAGGGGCCTTGCCTACCGGGAAGTGGCCGAGCTGCTCTCCGTACCGCTCGGCACCATCAAGACTCGACTGCGCGACGGACTCATCCGGATGCGCGACTGCCTGGGGGTCAGCGCATGA
- a CDS encoding siderophore-interacting protein — MAEAPARKTPQAREAQVVRTERITPHMVRLVLGGEGLDAFDASEFTDHYIKVLFPPEGVSYPEPFDMARIREEFPREQWPVTRTYTVRSWDPALRELAVDFVVHGTEGLAGPWAAGARPGDTVRFLGPGGGYAPDPAADWHLLAGDESALPAIAAAVERMPAGAVVHAFVEVSGPDEEQKIAAPDGVGVRWLHRGARPAGEALIDAVRALDFPAGEVSAFVHGEAGCVKELRRHLRLDRGIPREQLSISGYWRLGQNDETWRAVKREWNAQVEAEQEQAG, encoded by the coding sequence GTGGCGGAAGCACCGGCCCGTAAGACACCGCAGGCCCGCGAGGCGCAGGTGGTCCGCACCGAGCGGATCACCCCGCACATGGTCCGTCTGGTCCTCGGCGGTGAGGGGCTGGACGCGTTCGACGCATCCGAGTTCACCGACCACTACATCAAGGTGCTCTTCCCGCCCGAGGGCGTGAGCTATCCGGAACCGTTCGACATGGCCCGGATTCGCGAGGAGTTCCCGCGCGAGCAGTGGCCGGTCACCCGGACGTACACGGTGCGGTCCTGGGATCCGGCGCTGCGCGAGCTGGCGGTGGACTTCGTCGTGCACGGCACCGAAGGGCTGGCCGGTCCGTGGGCGGCCGGCGCCCGGCCCGGCGACACGGTGCGCTTCCTCGGCCCCGGCGGCGGATACGCGCCGGACCCGGCCGCCGACTGGCACCTGCTGGCGGGCGACGAGAGCGCGCTGCCCGCCATCGCGGCCGCGGTGGAGCGGATGCCCGCGGGCGCGGTGGTGCACGCGTTCGTCGAGGTGTCCGGCCCCGACGAGGAGCAGAAGATCGCGGCGCCGGACGGCGTCGGAGTGCGCTGGCTGCACCGCGGCGCACGCCCGGCGGGCGAGGCTCTGATCGACGCGGTGCGGGCACTGGACTTCCCGGCCGGTGAGGTCAGCGCCTTCGTGCACGGCGAGGCGGGCTGTGTGAAGGAGCTGCGGCGCCATCTGCGGCTGGACCGCGGGATCCCCCGCGAGCAGCTGTCCATCTCGGGCTACTGGCGGCTGGGGCAGAACGACGAGACCTGGCGCGCGGTGAAGCGCGAGTGGAACGCCCAGGTGGAGGCCGAGCAGGAGCAGGCGGGCTGA
- a CDS encoding 5'-3' exonuclease, giving the protein MLLDTASLYYRAYFGVPDTVRAPDGTPVNAVRGLLDFIARLVQDHRPDSLVACMDADWRPQWRVDLIPSYKAHRVARETEQGPDEEDTPDTLAPQVPMIEQVLDALGIARVGVEGYEADDVIGTLTGRATGPVDIVTGDRDLYQLVDDARGVRVLYPLKGVGNLQLTDEALLREKYGVTGQGYVDLALLRGDPSDGLPGVPGIGEKTAAKLLDAFGDLAGIMAAVDDPASRLTPSQRRKLDEARPYVAVAPKVVRVASDVPLPPFDPALPAEPRDPATLEQQGALWGLGGSLQRLLSTLRG; this is encoded by the coding sequence ATGCTCCTCGACACCGCTTCCCTCTACTACCGGGCCTATTTCGGGGTCCCCGACACGGTACGGGCTCCGGACGGCACCCCGGTCAACGCCGTCCGCGGGCTGCTCGACTTCATCGCCCGGCTGGTGCAGGACCACCGCCCGGACTCCCTGGTCGCCTGCATGGACGCGGACTGGCGCCCCCAGTGGCGGGTGGACCTGATCCCCTCGTACAAGGCGCACCGGGTGGCCCGGGAGACCGAGCAGGGCCCCGACGAGGAGGACACCCCCGACACGCTGGCCCCGCAGGTGCCGATGATCGAGCAGGTGCTCGACGCCCTGGGTATCGCCCGGGTGGGCGTCGAGGGGTACGAGGCGGACGACGTGATCGGCACGCTCACCGGCCGGGCCACCGGGCCCGTCGACATCGTCACCGGGGACCGCGACCTCTACCAGCTGGTCGACGACGCCCGTGGCGTCCGGGTGCTGTACCCCCTGAAGGGCGTCGGGAACCTGCAGCTGACCGACGAGGCGCTGCTGCGTGAGAAGTACGGGGTGACCGGCCAGGGCTATGTGGACCTGGCGCTGCTGCGGGGCGACCCGAGCGACGGGCTGCCCGGTGTCCCCGGGATCGGCGAGAAGACGGCGGCGAAGCTGCTCGACGCGTTCGGCGATCTGGCCGGGATCATGGCCGCGGTCGACGACCCGGCGTCCCGGCTCACCCCTTCGCAGCGCAGGAAGCTGGACGAGGCGCGCCCCTATGTCGCGGTGGCGCCGAAGGTCGTGCGGGTGGCATCCGACGTACCGCTGCCGCCGTTCGACCCGGCCCTGCCGGCCGAACCGCGCGATCCCGCCACCCTGGAACAGCAGGGCGCCCTGTGGGGCCTGGGCGGTTCGCTCCAGCGGCTGCTCTCCACGCTGCGGGGCTGA